Genomic window (Pseudomonas xantholysinigenes):
GCTGCGCGGAGCCACCACTTCGCTGACGTAGAGCAGTTCGAGCAGCACGGTGCCGGGCTTGAGCGCCTTGTTCTTGATCAGCGCCACGGCGGTATTGCCCATCGAGCCGGACAGCACCAAGTCCATGCCGCCCTGGACCATCGGGTGCTCCCAGGTGAGGAACTGCATGTCCTCGCGCGACAGCGCCTGGCCGCGGTCGTAGGTGATGGTCACGCCTTCGTCGTCGCCCAGCGGGAAGCTGGCGTCGAGCATCTTCTCGCTCGGCTTGAGCACCAGGGCGTTTTCCGAGTGGTCCTCGCTGTCGATGCCGAAGGCGTCGAACAGGGTTTCCATGTAGATCGGCAGGGCGAACTGATCGTCCTGCTCGAGGATTGCCTCGACCAGTGCCTGACCTTCGCCGGCACCGCCGGAGTTGAGTTCCAGCAAGCGGTCGCGACCGGTGTGCAGCTCGGCCTCCAGGCGTTCGCGCTCGGCGCGGGCCTCGGCCACCAGTTTGTCCCAGCCTTTGTCGTCGCCACCAGGCAATTGCGCCAGCAGGCGCGGGCCGAACTGGTGCTGCAGGGCGTTGCCGGTCGGGCAGGTATTGAGGAAGGCGTTGAGGCCTTCGTGGTACCACTGGAACAGGCGCTGCTGCGGGCTGTCCTGCAGGTACGGGATGTGCAGCTCGATAGTGTGCTTCTGGCCGATCCGGTCGAGGCGGCCGATGCGCTGCTCGAGCAGGTCCGGGTGGGCCGGCAGGTCGAACATCACCAGGTGATGGGCGAACTGGAAGTTGCGGCCCTCGCTGCCGATCTCGGAGCAGATCAGCACCTGGGCGCCAAACTCTTCATCGGCGAAATAGGCGGCGGCGCGGTCACGCTCGAGGATGCTCATGCCCTCGTGGAACACCGTGGCCGGGATGCCGGAGCGCACGCGCAGGGCGTCTTCCAGGTCCATGGCGGTTTCGGCGTGGGCGCAGATCACCAGGACCTTGGTGCGCTTGAGCATCTTCAAGGTGTCGATCAGCCAGTCGACCCGTGGATCGAAGCGCCACCAGCGCTCGTCGTCGGCCACCTCGCCCTGGGCCTGGAAGGCCACTTCCGGGTATAGCTCGGCGCGCTCGCCTGACGGCAGCTCGGCGTATTGCACGGGGTTGGCCAGCGGGTAGGGGTGCAGTTGGCGCTCGGGGAAGCCCTGGATCGCCGCGCGGGTGTTGCGGAACAGCACGCGACCGGTGCCATGGCGGTCGAGCAGTTCGCGGATCAGGCGCGCACTGGCCTGGCTGTCGCCATCGGTGACCGCGGCCAGCAAGGCTTCGCCTTCGGCGCCAAGGAAGCCCTGGATGGTGGCGTGGGCCTTGGGCGACAGGCGGCCCTCGTCGAGCAGTTCCTGTACCGCTTCGGCCACCGGGCGATAGTTGTCGCTCTCGGCGCGGAACGCGGCCAGGTCATGGAAACGGTTGGGGTCGAGCAGGCGCAGGCGGGCGAAGTGGCTGTCCTGGCCAAGTTGCTCGGGGGTGGCGGTGAGCAGCAGCACGCCAGGGATGACCTGGGCCAGTTGCTCGACCAGGGCGTACTCGGGGCTGGCCTGTTCCTCGTGCCAGACCAGGTGGTGGGCTTCGTCGACCACCATCAGGTCCCAGCCGGCGGCGAACAGCGCGTCCTGGGCCTTTTCGTCGTCCACCAGCCACTCCAGGGCGACCAGCGCCAACTGGGCATCCTCGAACGGGTTGCTGGCGTCGCTTTCGATGAAGCGCTCGGCGTCGAACAGCGCCACTTGCAGGTTGAAGCGTCGACGCATTTCCACCAGCCATTGGTGCTGCAGGTTCTCCGGCACCAGGATCAGCACGCGGCTGGCGCGACCGGACAACAGCTGGCGGTGGATCACCAGGCCGGCCTCGATGGTCTTGCCCAGGCCCACTTCGTCGGCCAGCAATACGCGCGGGGCGATACGGTCGGCCACTTCACGGGCGATGTGCAACTGGTGGGCGATCGGTTGCGCACGCACGCCGCCCAGGCCCCACAGGTTGGAGAGCATCTGCTTGCTGGTGTGCTGCAGGGTGTTGTAACGCAGCGAGAACCACGACAACGGGTCGATCTGCCCGGCGAACAGGCGGTCGCTGGCCAGGCGGAACTGGATGAAGTTGGACAGCTGGGTCTCTGGCAGCGTGCGTGGCTGGTTCTGCGGGTCGATGCCGTGATAGACCAGCAGGCCATCGACGTCGTCGACTTCGCGCACGGTCAGCTTCCAGCCCTCGAAGTGGGTGATCTGGTCGCCCGGCGAGAAGCGCACGCGGGTCAGCGGCGCATTGCGTAGCGAGTACTGGCGGGTGTCGCCCGTGGCCGGGTAGAGCACGGTCAACAGGCGGCCATCCTGCGCCAGGATGGTCCCAAGACCGAGCTCGGCTTCGCTGTCGCTGATCCAGCGTTGCCCCGGTTGATACTGCTGCGCCATACTGCCAAAACTCCCGCGATGAAAAAGCCGGTCATGTTACCGGATCGGCTGCGTCAGACCAAAGATTACTCAAGCGAGTAAAGAGTCTAGCGTGTTCATCGACGCACACCGTCCCGTCACGAGGGCCACGCGCCACATGTTTGCCACGCACCGTTGGTTGAACCTCTCCTTGGGCCTGGGCAGCCTGGCGCTGCTGGCCGCCTGCGAACAGAAAAGCTTCGAGATCCTGCCGCCGATCCCGGTGGAGCAGCTGGAAGTGCTCGGCGTGCAGACGCCGATCAAGAGCGTGCACTTCCATGATCGCGAGGGCGAGGGCCTGTTGGTGCTAAGCCGGGCCGACGGCCAGGCCACCGACCCGGACACCGAAGAGGAGGTCGACAAGGTGGTGCTCAAGGCCACCTTGTATGGCCGCGCCGCCAGTGGCGATGCGTTCAAGTCGCGCTGGCAGATCGAACAGGAAACCACCTGCGCCGGCCTCGACCTGGATGTGGACTTCTATGCCGACGTCAGTGATGTCAGCGACCTGAACAAGGATGGCGTTGCCGAAGTGACCGTTGCCAGTCACTCCTTTTGTGGCGGTGGGATCGACCCGCACGACATCGCCATCGAAATGCGCGAAGGCCAGGCGGTGTACAGCATCACCGGGCAGTCGTTGATCACCCCACCCGGCGAGGACCCGTTCGGCGGCGAGCGCGAGGACAGTGCCTCGTTGAAGACCGCGCCACAAGTACTGCGCGAACATATGGACGCGGTATGGCAGCAGGTCTACAAGCGGCCTTGGAGCGACGCGGTCACACCGTCCGATGACGGCCCCGACGACGATGGCGAATAGCCCCAGTCTATACTGGCGGTTGTGACGCACCGCACACCGTTGCCCGCGGCTATTCAAGGCGGCGTTGCGGCGGCCGACACAGTGGCCACAGGAGACCATTGCATGCTGCCGCCGATCATCCCGCTCAGTGCCGCCCCCGTGACCTCGCAACAGGATCCGGTCAAGCCGCCGCCGACCATTCCCCCGGTGGTGCCAGCGCAGGCTGCCTCCAGTGACGCCAGCGTCGATCTCAAGCGCCATCGCGATCCCGAGGAGCAGGTACTGTTGCTGCGCGACGAGCAGCGCCGCCAGCAACAGCGGCGCGAGCAGGCCGAAGGGGAACGCTACGAGGCCATGCCGGGCGATGAAGTCAACGCCGACAACACCGTGCCGGTGGCGCCGTTGGGCGAGCGTACGCGCCAGGGCTTGCTGGTGGATATCGAAGTCTGACTAGTCAGCTTCCACGCTTGCCTGCATCATGAAGGCCTCTGCTGTCCGTCGAGCCCGCCCATGAGCCAAGACAACCTGATCGACTTCGGTGCCGAGCGCGCCAAACGTATCCACGACCTCAACGACAAGCGCCTGAACGACATGCGTCAGGCCTTCGAGCAGGCCATGCCACTGGGCCAGGCCAAGAAGAAAAAGCCCAAGGGCAAGCCCAAGAAGCGTTAAAAACTGATTCAGGTCAAACCTGCACCCGCCTTGCGTGCCCGGCCCCGGGCACCTTTGACTCCGGTCAATTTTCCCCCTCCCACCATTGGTTACCTTGCACCCATCGGATGACGGCACACCAAGGGAGGGGCCGACATGTTCTTCGACAACGTGGTTATCGCAGGTGTGGTAACGGTCGGATTGATGTTGGCGTTCTTCGCCGGTCTGGGCATTTTCATCTGGAAGGATTCGAAAAAGCGCAATCAGCGCTGAATCGTTCCGGGTTCACGAGCACGCAAGGCATTTAGGGCGACTTCGGTCGCCCATTTTTTTTGCCTGGATTTTCTCATGGCGGTACCGCTCGGTTGGGATTCTGCAAAAAACAAGATGAGTAGCTAGCTAATTATATGGCTGCGCTTTATCCTGCCTGCCATTGTCTATCTTTCTTCCTACCAGCCCAGCGTCCCCAAGGTCCGTTTCGTGCCCATCACCTTCCAGGTCCTGTTCGCACCCAGTCGCCTTGCCGTCACGTTTGCCATCAAGACTTTGCTTGGTGGCGGCCTGGCGTTGTGGTTGGCCATGCGCTGGGGTCTGGAGCAGCCTTCCTGGGCATTGATGACCGCCTTCATCGTCGCCCAGCCATTGTCGGGCATGGTGGTGCAGAAGGGCCTGGCGCGGCTGGCCGGCACACTGGTCGGTACCTGCATGTCGGTGCTGTTCATCGGCCTGTTCGCCCAGACGCCCTGGCTGTTCCTGCTGACCCTGGCCCTGTGGCTGGCGCTGTGTACCGCCGCCTCGACCCAACTGCGCAGCGCCTGGGCCTATGCCTTCGTGCTGGCCGGTTACACGGTGGCAATCATTGCCTTGCCGGCGATCGACCATCCCTTGCAGGTGTTCGACCAGGCGGTGGCGCGTTGTACCGAGATCTGCCTGGGCATCTGTTGCGCCACGGCCAGTAGCGCGCTGATCTGGCCGATGCGGGTCGAGCAGCAGCTCGCCGTGCAGGCGCGCCAGGCCTGGCAGAATGGCCTGCAGGCGGCCAGCGCCATGCTCGGTGGCGAAGACCAGGCCCGCCAGGGTTTGCTCGACAGTCTCGGGCGTATCGTCGCCATCGACGCCCAGCGCGAGCATGCCTGGTTCGAGGGTAATCGCGGTCGCCAACGGGCCCGGGCGATTCGTGGCCTGAGCCAAGCACTGATGGTGTTGTTGCGGATTTCCCGATCAGTGCGCCGACAGTGGCGGCAATTGGACGACGCCGAGGCCGTGCACCTGGCACCCTGGCTGGACGAGGCCCGTGCCGGGTTGGCCAGCGCTGATCAAGCCAGCCTGCTGCTGCTGCGCCAGCGAGTGTGGGATGCGGCCCATGATGAACGGATCAGCGCTGCCGAGCATTATGGGCTGGCGCGTCTGACCCTGCTGCTGGACTACGCCATGGCCGCCACCCAGGCGCTTGAGGATGTGGAGCAGGGCAGGGCGCCCAAGAACGTGTCGCAACGCTTGGCTGCCCATCGCGACTTGCCCCTGGCCTTGTTGTTCGGAGCGCGCAGCGCCTTGGCATTCCTGGCCATGAGCAGCTTCTGGCTGGCCACCGCCTGGCCCTCGGCGCCGGGCGGGCTGGTGTTGACCTGCGTGGTCTGCAGCTTGTTCGCCAGTCGCGAGAACGGCGCGCAGATCGGCCTCAGTTTCTTGCGCGGGATTGTCCTGGCGATCCCGCTGGCGTTCCTGGTGGGGCAGATCCTGCTGCCACAGTGGAGCAGCTTCGCCATGCTCTGTCTGGGCATGGGCGTGCCGCTGTTCTTCGGTGCACTGGGCATGGCCCATCCCCGTACCGGAGCCACTGCCACATCCTATTGCCTGCATTTCGTCGTGTTGGTGGCACCGCTCAACGCCATGCATTTCGATGTGGCCAGCATGCTCAACAGCGCCCAGGCCATGTTGCTGGGCGTGGGGGCGGCGGTCCTGGCGTTTCGCCTGTTGGTGCTGCGCCACCCGGCCTGGCTTGGCCGGCGCCTGCGCGCCGCCACGCAGAGCGACCTGGTGCGCCTCACGCGGCGCGACCTGCGGGGCGCCGACAGTTGGTTCGGCGGGCGCATGGCTGACCGTTTGATGCAACTGGCACGGCATGCCAGCGAGCTGCCCGAGGCCGAGCGCCGGCGTTGGGACGACGGCCTGCATGGCCTCGACATCGGCGATGAACTGGTGCACCTGCGTATGTGCCTGGCCATGGCCCAGGCGCCTCTGGGCCATGCCGAGCGCCAGTACCTGCAACAGCTCGAGGCGGTGCTCGCCAATGGCCCGGCGCCGGGCCGTGGTCAGCGCCTGGACGCTGCCAGCGAGCAGTTCATCGAGGCTTTGCGCCAGCAGCCGCCCAGCGACCCGCTGCGCCTGGCGATCGGCGCGGTGCTGCAATTGCGCAAGAGCTGGGGCAAGTGGTGCCGCTGGCAGGAGGATGTCCATGGGCATGCGTGAGTGGGCGCTGGGCGGGGTGCTGCTCAGCCCGTTCCTGATCTATGTCGTGATGGCCCTGGTGCTGACCGGGCTGTTGCGCTTCGTCGTGCAGGCCACGCCCCTGGGGCGCTGGATCTGGCATGAAGCGCTGTTCGACACAGCATTGTTCGTGTGTGTGCTGTACCTGGTGGTGCGGCTGTTTGGCCCTTTGTGAGGAGTAAGTCGATGCGTGCAGCCGTACGTACCCTGGTCACCCTGTGCTTGGTGGCGGTCGCTGTATTTGCCGGTTATCAGCTCTGGCAGTACTACATGCTCACGCCCTGGACCCGGGATGCCCGGGTGCGGGCCGACGTGGTGGTGATTGCTCCGGATGTGTCGGGTTGGGTCAGCGCGCTCAAGGTGCATGACAACCAGCAGGTCAAGGCCGGCGACTTGCTGATGAGCATCGACCGTGAGCGTTTCCAGGCGGCGTTCGACCAGGCCAGCGCGGTGGTCGAGACCCGTACCCAGCAATTGCGCCTGCGTGATCGCGAAGCCGCCCGGCGCACTGCGCTGGGGCCGGAGGCGATCAGCGCCGAGCTGCGTGAGAACGCCCAGATCAACGCCGCCGTCGCCCGTGGCGAACTGCATGAGGCCGAGGCGCAGTTGCAGGTGGCGAAGATCAACCTGGCCCGCAGCGAAGTGCGCGCTCCGCGGGGCGGGCATATCACCAACCTGCGCCTGGCCGAGGGTAACTTCGTCAACACCGGACAATCGGTAATGGCCCTGGTGGACGATGCCACCTTTTATATCCAGGCGTATTTCGAGGAGACCAAGTTGCCGCGGATTCGCGTTGGCGATCCGGTCAAGGTCTGGCTGATGGGCGCGGGCGAAGCGATGCAGGGGCATGTCGAGAGCATCAGCCGCGGCATCACTGACCGCAACTCGACCCCGGACGGACAACTGCTGCCCGAGGTGGAACCGACTTTCAACTGGGTGCGGCTGGCGCAGCGGATCCCGGTGCGCATCCGCTTGGACCAGGTTCCCGAAGAGGTGACCTTGAGCGCCGGGATGACCGCCAGCGTGCAGGTGCACGAGGTGCGATAAGGCAAGCGTATGGTATCGGGGCAACACTACCTCGAGCGGCGATGACCGCTGGGGAATTGCCCCTGATACACCGAGCTCAAGGCTGCTGAGCGGTGGCCGCCAGCACGATCTCGCGGATGCACACCTGCTGCGGCTGCTGGTAGGCCCAGACGATCGCCCCGGCCACATCCTCCGCCGCCAGCACCACGCCGCCCATGTCGTTGGCCTTCCACGCCTCGTAGTCGCGCTTGATGCCTTCATCGGTGGTATGCCCGAGCAACTCGGTTTCCACTGCGCCAGGGGCGATGGTCACCACCCGCACATTGTGCGGTGCCAGTTCTTCGCGCAGGTTTTCCGACAACCCATGCACGGCGAACTTGCTGCCCACATAGGCGACATGGTTAGGGAAGGTCTTGCGCCCGGCCACCGAACTGACGTTGATCAGCGTGCCCCGACGGCGTTCGATCATGCCGCCGACCAGCGCATGCACGCCGTTGAGCAAGCCCTTGACGTTGATGTCGAACATACGCTCCCACTGTTCTGGATCTTGCTCGTGCATCTGCCCCAGCAGCATCACGCCGGCGTTGTTCACCAACGCGTCGGCTGGGCCGTGCAGCGCCTCGGCTTCATGCACTGCGGCGAGCAGCGCCGCGCGATCGCGGATGTCCACGGCGCGGCACAGGCAGTTTGGCAGCGCCAGGGCCTCGAGGCGTTCCAGGCGCCGGGCGAGGAGCAGCAACGGATGGCCAGCGGCGCTGAACAGGCGGGCGGTGGCGGCGCCGATGCCGGAGCTGGCGCCGGTGATGATGATCAGAGGTTTGTTCATGGTTGCCTCCCAGGCATAATCGCTTTCGATGGCCAGGATTCTAAGTAGCGCTCGCTACCATGAAAAACGGCTTATTTCTCTGGCTGGCATCGGTTTTATCTATGGATATCCGTCATCTCAAGGCATTCATCGCGGTTTTCGAAGCGCGCAACATCACTGTAGCCGCCCAGCGCCTGTGCGTGGCCCAGCCGACCTTGTCGGTGACCATTCGCCAACTGGAGGAGGATCTGGGTGCCGAACTGTTCCTGCGCCAGGCCCGTGGGGTCGACGTCAGCGAACAGGCGCGCGAGTTGTATCCCCAGGCCTGTCGCATGGTCGCCGAGGCCGAGGCGTTGCGCCGGCGGTTTCGCCTGGGG
Coding sequences:
- the rapA gene encoding RNA polymerase-associated protein RapA, producing the protein MAQQYQPGQRWISDSEAELGLGTILAQDGRLLTVLYPATGDTRQYSLRNAPLTRVRFSPGDQITHFEGWKLTVREVDDVDGLLVYHGIDPQNQPRTLPETQLSNFIQFRLASDRLFAGQIDPLSWFSLRYNTLQHTSKQMLSNLWGLGGVRAQPIAHQLHIAREVADRIAPRVLLADEVGLGKTIEAGLVIHRQLLSGRASRVLILVPENLQHQWLVEMRRRFNLQVALFDAERFIESDASNPFEDAQLALVALEWLVDDEKAQDALFAAGWDLMVVDEAHHLVWHEEQASPEYALVEQLAQVIPGVLLLTATPEQLGQDSHFARLRLLDPNRFHDLAAFRAESDNYRPVAEAVQELLDEGRLSPKAHATIQGFLGAEGEALLAAVTDGDSQASARLIRELLDRHGTGRVLFRNTRAAIQGFPERQLHPYPLANPVQYAELPSGERAELYPEVAFQAQGEVADDERWWRFDPRVDWLIDTLKMLKRTKVLVICAHAETAMDLEDALRVRSGIPATVFHEGMSILERDRAAAYFADEEFGAQVLICSEIGSEGRNFQFAHHLVMFDLPAHPDLLEQRIGRLDRIGQKHTIELHIPYLQDSPQQRLFQWYHEGLNAFLNTCPTGNALQHQFGPRLLAQLPGGDDKGWDKLVAEARAERERLEAELHTGRDRLLELNSGGAGEGQALVEAILEQDDQFALPIYMETLFDAFGIDSEDHSENALVLKPSEKMLDASFPLGDDEGVTITYDRGQALSREDMQFLTWEHPMVQGGMDLVLSGSMGNTAVALIKNKALKPGTVLLELLYVSEVVAPRSLQLGRYLPPAALRCLLDANGNDLGPRVAFETLNDQLESVPKASANKFVQAQRDVLAKRIAAGEAKVLPTHEERVAQAQQRLTAETDEELARLTALKAVNPSVRDSEIDALRQQREASLAALEKAALRLEAIRVLVAG
- a CDS encoding M949_RS01915 family surface polysaccharide biosynthesis protein, with protein sequence MFATHRWLNLSLGLGSLALLAACEQKSFEILPPIPVEQLEVLGVQTPIKSVHFHDREGEGLLVLSRADGQATDPDTEEEVDKVVLKATLYGRAASGDAFKSRWQIEQETTCAGLDLDVDFYADVSDVSDLNKDGVAEVTVASHSFCGGGIDPHDIAIEMREGQAVYSITGQSLITPPGEDPFGGEREDSASLKTAPQVLREHMDAVWQQVYKRPWSDAVTPSDDGPDDDGE
- a CDS encoding aspartate-semialdehyde dehydrogenase, whose product is MLPPIIPLSAAPVTSQQDPVKPPPTIPPVVPAQAASSDASVDLKRHRDPEEQVLLLRDEQRRQQQRREQAEGERYEAMPGDEVNADNTVPVAPLGERTRQGLLVDIEV
- the ccoM gene encoding cytochrome c oxidase subunit CcoM, whose amino-acid sequence is MFFDNVVIAGVVTVGLMLAFFAGLGIFIWKDSKKRNQR
- a CDS encoding FUSC family protein: MPITFQVLFAPSRLAVTFAIKTLLGGGLALWLAMRWGLEQPSWALMTAFIVAQPLSGMVVQKGLARLAGTLVGTCMSVLFIGLFAQTPWLFLLTLALWLALCTAASTQLRSAWAYAFVLAGYTVAIIALPAIDHPLQVFDQAVARCTEICLGICCATASSALIWPMRVEQQLAVQARQAWQNGLQAASAMLGGEDQARQGLLDSLGRIVAIDAQREHAWFEGNRGRQRARAIRGLSQALMVLLRISRSVRRQWRQLDDAEAVHLAPWLDEARAGLASADQASLLLLRQRVWDAAHDERISAAEHYGLARLTLLLDYAMAATQALEDVEQGRAPKNVSQRLAAHRDLPLALLFGARSALAFLAMSSFWLATAWPSAPGGLVLTCVVCSLFASRENGAQIGLSFLRGIVLAIPLAFLVGQILLPQWSSFAMLCLGMGVPLFFGALGMAHPRTGATATSYCLHFVVLVAPLNAMHFDVASMLNSAQAMLLGVGAAVLAFRLLVLRHPAWLGRRLRAATQSDLVRLTRRDLRGADSWFGGRMADRLMQLARHASELPEAERRRWDDGLHGLDIGDELVHLRMCLAMAQAPLGHAERQYLQQLEAVLANGPAPGRGQRLDAASEQFIEALRQQPPSDPLRLAIGAVLQLRKSWGKWCRWQEDVHGHA
- a CDS encoding DUF1656 domain-containing protein, encoding MGMREWALGGVLLSPFLIYVVMALVLTGLLRFVVQATPLGRWIWHEALFDTALFVCVLYLVVRLFGPL
- a CDS encoding efflux RND transporter periplasmic adaptor subunit; protein product: MRAAVRTLVTLCLVAVAVFAGYQLWQYYMLTPWTRDARVRADVVVIAPDVSGWVSALKVHDNQQVKAGDLLMSIDRERFQAAFDQASAVVETRTQQLRLRDREAARRTALGPEAISAELRENAQINAAVARGELHEAEAQLQVAKINLARSEVRAPRGGHITNLRLAEGNFVNTGQSVMALVDDATFYIQAYFEETKLPRIRVGDPVKVWLMGAGEAMQGHVESISRGITDRNSTPDGQLLPEVEPTFNWVRLAQRIPVRIRLDQVPEEVTLSAGMTASVQVHEVR
- a CDS encoding SDR family oxidoreductase, giving the protein MNKPLIIITGASSGIGAATARLFSAAGHPLLLLARRLERLEALALPNCLCRAVDIRDRAALLAAVHEAEALHGPADALVNNAGVMLLGQMHEQDPEQWERMFDINVKGLLNGVHALVGGMIERRRGTLINVSSVAGRKTFPNHVAYVGSKFAVHGLSENLREELAPHNVRVVTIAPGAVETELLGHTTDEGIKRDYEAWKANDMGGVVLAAEDVAGAIVWAYQQPQQVCIREIVLAATAQQP